The DNA region TTTTCCTTTTAACCCCAATTGTTTTTCTTACTTCAATATTAGTATCCTTATCCATCATTTGACCTGTCTCGACATCTGCCAAAGAGACTGGACATTTCCCCTTTCTCTTATTTTCTTCACCAGGACCCTTCTTCCTCTCGTCTATGCATTTGTCTGCTGAAGAAGCCAGAGAAGTCCCCTCAGAATCATCACCCTTTTTCTTACATGAGCCACGTATCAATCTCTTCTCTAGTTTGTATGAACAGTTGTTCTCACCAGCCTTGATTATACTGCCCTTTCTTCTGTCACCAAGAGATTGATTGTCCAAAGGAGTGTTTAATTCAGCATTGCAAACACTGGTTGGATCCTTGATGGAAAACCTAGGGGACCGCCGCAGACAAAGTCCTGTATGAGATTTCGGGGGAGCAGTTGCCTTCATTTCAGATTCTTTACATGACTGTGAAGATCTTTGTGCACAACGTTTAAGGGTTTTCTTCATAGCATCCTTTTCTACAACAAGGAGTGGAGTGGAAAACCTAGGGGACCGCCGCAGACAATGTCCTGTATGTGATTTTGGGGAAGCAGTTGCAAGCATTTCAGATATTTTACATGATTGTGAAGATCTTCTTGCACATTGCTTAAGAAGTGGAGTTTTTGGATGAACCTCATTAGGTATTGAGATCTGTTGATCTTTGGCTGCTTTGTTAAGAAGTCTCGGAGATCTTCGAGGAAGTACAACGGATTCCTCTTCACAATTGAAATTAATTCTTTGATGAATCTTCATGAACAGTTTGAGAGGTTTAATAATCACGATTCACcaatttctttatttcttaacGAAAGAAACTATAAAAGTACAAATACTTCTGCTGAAGTAAGGAAATGCTTGAACACATCAATCACGCAATTCATCTTTTCACGTATAAATGTTGAACTTAACTCGAATTTGAAGGAATTCAATCATATAGGTATAGAATCATCAACAAGTCAAAAGTTCATTGCTGAAAGTAAGGCCAACCTGCAAGTATCATAGTGTTGTACAGGGGATGTTATGGCCGACGTCCGGTAGTGGTCGATAAGATTGTTCGTCGGAGAAGAATACTGAAGGTGCTGAGACTGTGATGTTGCCGGTGAGGTCGTCGGGGATCCGCCGGCCGGTTGTTGACGGATCTCGGCGCGGGAGGTTGCCGACTAGATGGTTTTAGGGTTCAAGCggaaatgtatttttttcatttctttttttcttttgctaGGAGCTATTTGAtttttgagaaagaaaatataaaatggtCTATAAACTTTGTAAGTGTATTCAATTTTAACcttgtgttttttctttaaaaaacatataagataaacttaaaagaaaatgagtgcTTATTCGAGTTATCAtcgattttttataatttttatttatttttaaataaatttaaaaactgaataaaatattgaaattcgAATTTTGTGAATTTATATTCGGTCGAATATTCGATTTAGACCATATATTAAACACACCTACACAATTCACAATTatactatttattataataattatactgGTATCTTTTTTACAttcaatattaacaaattttaggGATTATAGTTTTATAAACTTGAAAGGGCTAACGATTTACCTCATTTtaatctataataaaatatataattatttaattatatctaataaaatatataatatataattaaaataaataataaaaaaataaattcggtttaatttcgaattaaaccCAACCAAAAATCAAACTGAAAATCGTATTTGAATTTGTAACGTCTAAAAACGCTCGACATTTTAAAGCGTTAATTCGACTAATAATTTTGTCTCATAATTTACATTCCTCTCGAATCCCAAGTGGGATGAAGAACCAAAATGATAGACTAAACTAGAGTCTAACTTAATGTCGATTTCATTAAATCTCATAACTTACATTCCTCTCGAACCTCGTAAAACGAAATGAGAGTACAACTTCTTCGGAAGTCATTTCGTATAAAATGAGGTGAGAAACCTAAGATTTAATGATAtctgtaagcactaaaaatctacctactcaatttataaattttaaaaataattaattttgattatttgaataaataaaatcaaaacaattaacccCAATGccaaagcctaattaattaaggaaaattgacaaagaaaataaataaaattatttgggataaatgttagtactcattttatctcaaattaattttagaaaaattaaagtgattaaaataaataatttagaataaaatatggTACCCATTTTAttcccaaaaattatttatttaaatcaaaaatatatataaaaaaaattgacaaaatatttgtcatatgtattttaaatattttgagtccttaaggttttaaaataaaaattaaatctacAATCGAGTGTAACCGAAATTCGGGAGAATGACTACAGCTGAAACTACAGATATCAGATGAGCGCTGGATTGTCATCCAACGCCCAAGAGTTGTCCGTGTGGCCCACTACAAAGGAATGAACGCGCGCCGACGCCACACAGGATAGTTAACGCCCCATTAGCTAAAATGCAACGGAGCGCTCGATCATGGACGAAACACAACATAACGCTAACAGAACGCTCCGTGTTTGCCAAATACACCCAAAACAACGTAGTTTTGCCTACGGCCGTTGTCTTCGTCGTGGTCACCGAAAGGATAACAATAaacatctttgatttttcaaagatggaactctaCGTGATCATCCTACCACgatgatcatttcccctacgtCTGTAGTCATCATTGATGCCTATTCCGACAACTGACTAGAAAAAAGACAAAatgccattaatgacttttgactaATTCAAGCCACTTGGCTACCTCAACCAAATTCGGGAGGCTATGAATAGCATCCCTTGATGATTCCGAAGCCAAGAGAAATGATCTCCAGCTCTCAATTGAGATTTACAAGAAATCTGCCATTAAAGCTCAAATTTTCGGCTTTTATGAAATTTTCGTATAAGACCTTAAAACTTGGATTCAGTCATCCAGAAAGCTTCCTTAAGGTCTAAGAAGTGTTCTTCAATACTTGGTAAGCTTATAATCACTCTTTAATTCAtccaatttaaaattcaaatttttatatttcaattttcataatCTTGTATGTTGTCTAGTTGTTGGATTTTATGATTGGAAATCGATCTAAGGATCAATTACAATCTTTCTAGGATCGATCAATCGATATAAAACGgaaaaatccaaatttaaattttgaaaaaattaaaaaatgagttttttttctttggCTAATCCTCAGAACAACCGTTTACAAAGCTTCTTAACGATTTTCTAATGATGTTAGAAAACTATATGGATCAtgttgatccatcccgatcattttttatcaaaacaaaaaatttcaacgtaattgaaaatttccagttcttgaattggtccaaatgaacaactagtgttcattttttggtaccaatcaatcatatgaagcATAAAGAAGCTATTTGCAaactcattttatttcattacaaTCTAAAACCAAAAAACCCGATTTTAGTCCCTAaactattttgataaaattgaaCATCATCCAGGTTGAATAGAACATtgagatgatgttcataatgttcttgagagctttgtgaagctactcaAACCCTTCGATAAAAGAATCCagcctccatcaaaattacaaaacctgcattttgatgttcttgaggaccgacaGGTCCAACTAGGgccgagagatccgaccgaggatcttcagcaaggaccgagaggtccgatcgATGTACTCATTCAGGACCGAGATGTCCAACCAATTTTCTTCATttaagaccgagaggtccgaccgaagaTTTTTATATCCGACCGAGAAATTGAACataggaccgaggagtctcgcacccgaccgagaactcccGAAGCCAGAATTGATGACCTCCACCAAGGATCGAAGCTTCCGACCGAGAAGTCAAACCTAGGATCGAGGAATCTCGCATCAGACCGAGAACTCCTAAACCTAAGATTGATGACCTCTACGTAGGACCGAAGCATCCAACCGAGAATTCTAGCACATGACTAAGAATTTTAACCAATGACCATGAGTAGCACCCCAACCAAAGATCATGAACCCGGACCGAGGGTTTATTGACCCAGGACCGAGGACTTTTTAGCCCCGACCAATGAAAATGAACCCATGACCGAAGACACCGGTCCTAAAGCCTGTTTGGTTCCgattttaaaattccaaaattatttttgtaattttgaaacctcaaaccattttctaaaatcccgaaaaattagaaaatgatttcaaaatatttttggaatattttcaaatttttttttttgacaaaggCTCATTTGagatttagttttaaattttaatgcatttttttaaactgatgttcttcaggtataTTCATTCTTAGTCATCATCAACCatatgtaccaacatttaaataattgttgttataattttttaaattacgcAAAAACATATGCATATTtaggaccagaagaataatcggttaaaataaatCGTTATACAACTGATTTTCATAAGCCAATtatataagtagagaccgtttttaaaatgagtacggaggatgaagcaaGAAAGCcttttctcgagtatcaccaaactacgaattTAAAGAAACTCTGgtgaaaaatacgtttgtacacgtacaccttttattgattttaaaaattcaattggtgactctgttttcaaataattaatcttttaaattaattatttttaattaatttaaacatagattttcaaaaaatcaaaatttatttcgAGTATAACAAATCTGAagattgtttaaatttgaacccaaattaattatttttataattaatttcaaaggTATCAAGAtctatttaaaatcttttaaaataatgttttattttaaacagaTTCTTGACATGCAAACCGATGTtaaaattctcgaacctcgagcttttccAGAACCAAGGGTTTACTGAGGATTACAATATCGATTAGACTAGCTTTACTTTTTAGAGTCCGCGGGGAAACAAAATATTGTGCGTTCTCGAACGCGAATAAAAGAGATTCCGATCAAAGTTCGGggcttggttacacgtgagaaaggACGGTAGCGTTATGTCTTTTGTGCTCATCAAATGATGACCTCTTTTATAAACTCTTGGacattttatacaaaatatttttttacaattcgtTTATTTAATCTACTCTAGTATGTACGTCTAAGGTTAAATCCAAACTTAATCATGCAACTAAATGTTTGTATCAATCTGTTCACAAGACATGCGTCTAGGTTATTGTCATGAtacaagaaataaataaataaatagataaaaattgaaataaataccCATAGATGAAGGTGAGATGTCAACCATacctaaaataaaatgagaaaaaagagtgttagtaaaaaaaataaaatttacaaacaaGACTTAATCAAACTGAATACCAATTACAACTAATTGGTCCTTCcaactaaacaaaaaaaaccattCAACTCTTCATTATCACCTTAGAAACTTATTTCAACCATTCAAATAACATGACAACAACATTATATCAACAACATATCAAGAATTCAATGAACTCGAGTTCTAAAGAAGGTTGTAAATTGTTTTAGTGATCGAAACAAACATCAACAACATACCAACCTCTTCTAGCATATCCATGAGATATTTAGTAATAGCAAAAGCTTtcgtttttaaaatatttcagtCATATGTTTTTGTTCCAATCAAATACATGGTCTTCCtaatttctttgtttaattAGGCATTTCTTTTGTCCGCCTACACTTTCCTTGGGGTTTTACACATGATAACcctcttttcttttaattaaatgtgAAGTCCAACTTGCCTTTTAAAATTTCATCTAGCTCTCCCTTTATCTTCCTTCCTTAGGCCTGGTTTGACTTCAACTTCATAACTTAATTGACTAAGTCCTTGGCCTGTTTAATTagatactttattattattattttttattttcgcaaaataaataaactaacatttatatcaaaaatatatatttttctaattttattttattttatttatttaatttgtctaACTATTTATATCtcttctatattttatttaaatagtacataatttaattattttagatccCATACAATGGACccttataaaatttagaaaaaaataatttcaatggttcaggattattttaaattataaatcaggaataaaaaatgagtgtctacagaattcattcgattcgaaaaccgaaaataaaattcgaattcgataGAATATCCGattcaatcaaatattaaacaccCACAAACACAATTATCATCGTACACttataaacaaccaaacaaaaCCTAGAAACAATTCATACCattattattaacaaacaaaaaaaaataaaaaaaaatctgatatGTACAtgcttataattaaaatataacaaattacatttttttttaaatacttttattttttttcctaaatgATTTAGGCATGAGACATTCCTTTTTTATTCTACATGAATTTCTATCGTCAAAACATCTTCCAAAATTAGGGGTAAAACACTAATATAAAAATGGCCcacttttatttgttttttcaaattttgagtaATCAAATTGAAGAGAATAGATAAAAGCCATTACAatcattttttaagttttgataACAACTATTAGATCttgtttgtttttcattttaattagttgttatcaaaacttaatttgtaattttcttttattattaaactaaatCTAAAAGGACTCCACACAAATTATAACACATCATTTCAATTTAAGATTCTcttaataacaaattaaatcttAACACAACAACCCAATTaagtattcattttttttagaacaaCACACTCAAAAACAATGAaattctcaatatatatataaaaaaaaagagtgaaaAAGCCTCCCATTCCATGTTGGGCTAGGGTGAATttgatttcattattttatttttccagaTTTTTGCAATATCATCAGCAACTTTTATGGCATCTATTGAAACACCAGACAACCCTTCTTTTGTGAAACCAACTGCATATAATCCATCTTTTCCTTTCCATCCTTCATCTGGAAAATCCCATTTGCATCCATCTTTCGAGAACAAATCATTTTCctgaacaaacaaacaaaaaaagttaaaattccAACACAAAAAATCTAACCAAACAGACCATATTTCCAATTTACCTGTAACCAAAAAGGGACATTACTAGAATACCCAGTTGCAAAAATGACAGAGTGAAGCTGTTCAACAACTTCACCATTAACGAGCTCAACTCTGTCACTTCCAAACCTATCAATCTCACCTGGAACTATCCTCATCATCCCAGATTTTATCTTCTTTAAACTACCAATATCGAAAACCGGATTcttccctttactttctttaaTCTCTAAAGGACCCATTTCTGGTCTTTTCAATCCATACATCTCTGTATTTCCAAGAATCAATTTTGCTGCAAACATCATTATTTTATCAACAGTCTTCAATGACAGCCATTTCATCAACATCACTGCCCAACTGTAAGTCGACTTCCCAAGGATTTCTCTCGGCAATACATGAAACTGTTCACAAAAATTTCAAATCCAACTTTAAGATCGATCTTTCATCTTAGTTTTAAGCAAAGACTATATTTTTCTTACCGAATTTCGAACCACCATAAATGGAATCGCATTGTAGTGGCAAAGATCGAGCGAGACTTCCATGCCGGAGTTTCCACATCCAACAACTAAAACACGTTTATGACTATACGCCTCGCCGGACTTATATTCAGAAGAATGCATACTTTGGCCGGTAAAGTCCTTCAGGCCGTAGAATTCCGGGATAAACGGAGTCGCGTTCTCGCCCGTCGCCACCACCAACCACTGACTGATATATTCAAACTCGTCGACCTCATTCCCCAAGAGTCCCTTGACCTTCCACATCCCGCAGTTCTGATAGAAACGAGCCGATTTCACGGTCTGATCGAACCGCGGCTCGATTTGGAACTTATTCGCGTAGGCTTCGAGGTAATCGatgaattgatattttgttGGGTAATTAGGGATGTTATGTGGGTATGAGAAGTGGGGAAGTTTACAGAATTGTTTAGGAAGGTGGAGTTTGAGGCGGTTGTAAGTTCGGTTTTGCCAAAGTGAAGCAATGCACGGGGCTTTGTCGAGAATGGTGAAGGGGACATTTTGAAGCTTGAGGCCGGCAGCCACGGCTAGACCGGAAGGACCGGCACCGATGATGAGAGGGCCGTTTACGAAAATAGGCCTACTAGAGAAGGTGAGGGTTTCTTGATCATGATTATCAACTGGTTGAGACATGATAATTTTGTATAGTGAGGAAGAAATTATGTGTGGAGGATTGATGATGGGATTGGGACGGTTTAAATAAAGAAGATGAATATGGGTTTAGTGTGGAATTAGGACAAAAGATGACTAACTTAATGgacaagttttttttcttttaaggagcaataacaaaaataaaatatttttgtttcttaCTTGTAggttttttaagttaaatttgaGGGTATGACTATGCTGAGTGGTCAAGTCTacaattgtaatacactttataaaagttaattatatttattgagtttgtgTTTATGTTTAATCATGGATaaagagttatttaaattttattattttaatgtttaccCATAAATATGTTGATGTTAAGAGTTGTATAAGGTAAGACACTAATTTTAAAGACATAAATAGTATGAGATCTTACGGCTGAAGTGCATATAACTCTTTTGAGTGTAATATtacaaatttgtgtttttttttttttgcgttTTAAAAATCGTTTCAAACTGGTTAAATTCGACACCCGAATCTTAACAATTGCTTCAGATTCATACTCGAAGCGAGGTCATGATCATAAACGGAAAGCTAATTCCAGGAGTTGAATAGCCCTAACTCTAGTTTTCACTCGTCTTTCTCAGTCCCTGAAAGTCCTTTTGGTGGCCTAGCCCTATTTCAAAACTCGAGTCTTAAGTGACTTGAATCGTTGACAAACACCTGCGTCGCGCTAATAAGACAAAGAAATTGGGAATGCCTAAACTTTCTCGATATGATTGATTCACATCACAATTAGAGGTGAAGGAGACAAGTTTAAGGCACCAAACATGGTCGGTCCCCAACCTCCACCTGTCATTAGTAATCTCAATTCGCTTTTTCTATTAACTAGTACAGCTAGTCTTGTACTTGCAGGAAACACTAGTAAATCATGCGATCTCTACTCTACCAAGTTATACCATGCCTTAGGACTAGCTACCGTTTTTAGAAACTGCATCATACTAAAGGCGAGCTAGTTCCTAGCGAACAGTTTGATAATCTCTTTCATGTATGAAGACTTAAGCTCACATTATGTCGGTCAGGTGCTACTAACTCGTCTTTCACTCTTCTACGATGGTATAAAGTCTTTATGGGCGACTAGATCTGTCTTCAACCATCACTACTGTGTTGCGTTCGGGTCATTCGCCTAAATCAAGGCCTACGGGTGACCCCTAAACGGACTTCCCGACGGTTTTGATTTAGGGCAGTTGTGAACCCTTGGATCTGGACAATACATCCCCTATAGTTTTCGTTACcgagatatattttttatgtttttcattattttcagAGATTTTTTGGGTAATCCGCTTCCATGCttcaaacaataaattttaaacggtCCACTCGCACGAGCAAGAGGCACACTAGCAACGTGTGTTGCGTGATTATACTTGATTTTTTTCACTTAATTAGGTGAACAGTTGACCGGAAGATAACTTTGATACACATGGAAGAACGAGTGTCTCTTCTAGACGAGTAGTTGTCACACGGAAGATAAAGCGGCGCTTTCGTGTTATAGCTTTTAAGCCTTATGTTTGAATTGCTTTGTTGGTTCTCCTTCTTTTGGGGGtggttttgatttgtttttcaacCATTATAAgtgttacatttttttattttttttagaaaaagtgTTACATTTATTGTAATAGTGTGACACTCCAACCACGttattttatcttattctttcttataatcttgatttgaaatttgtaatgttATTGTTTTTACATCATTTTGATTGTGTGAATATTagtgtatttaatattatattaagagAGATTGGGACAGTCATGTTAACTACCCATTACCATAGTTTTCTTTTCagtatatattaaatgtaatttgtattatttgagTTTATGAGAAAAACATTTGTTTTCCAATTTATCTCTATTCACTcacatatgtttttttttttattatgtttgtttattttgattaacTCATGTCAAATTGTAAGACTAATGTAAAGCCCGATTTGATCAATGTAATATTCTAGATCAATCTCTTTtagatttatttgttttctatggaagataaaaatttgaatattgtATTATACAAATCTAATATTGATAAATGTAGAAAAactgaaa from Impatiens glandulifera chromosome 5, dImpGla2.1, whole genome shotgun sequence includes:
- the LOC124939363 gene encoding probable indole-3-pyruvate monooxygenase YUCCA7, giving the protein MSQPVDNHDQETLTFSSRPIFVNGPLIIGAGPSGLAVAAGLKLQNVPFTILDKAPCIASLWQNRTYNRLKLHLPKQFCKLPHFSYPHNIPNYPTKYQFIDYLEAYANKFQIEPRFDQTVKSARFYQNCGMWKVKGLLGNEVDEFEYISQWLVVATGENATPFIPEFYGLKDFTGQSMHSSEYKSGEAYSHKRVLVVGCGNSGMEVSLDLCHYNAIPFMVVRNSFHVLPREILGKSTYSWAVMLMKWLSLKTVDKIMMFAAKLILGNTEMYGLKRPEMGPLEIKESKGKNPVFDIGSLKKIKSGMMRIVPGEIDRFGSDRVELVNGEVVEQLHSVIFATGYSSNVPFWLQENDLFSKDGCKWDFPDEGWKGKDGLYAVGFTKEGLSGVSIDAIKVADDIAKIWKNKIMKSNSP